GTTCTTGGGCAGCGCGATGTAGTCCTTGAACCGCCCCGGCACGGGCTTCCAGCGCGCGTGGATGTAGCCCAGCGTCTCGTAACACTCGGCGACGGTCTCCACGATGATGCGAAACGCGATGAGGTCGTACACCTGATCGAACTCGATCGCCTGCGCGACCATCTTGCGGAAGATCGAGTGGACGTTTTTCTGGCGGCCCTTCACGTCGGCTTCGATGCCGTGCTCAGCGACGAGGGCGCGCAGCACCTCGATCACCTCCCGCACGAACTTGTCGCGTTCCTTCCGGTCTTTCGAAAGCTGATAGACGATGTCGTAATACGCCTTCGGATTGATGAACCGGAACGCGAGGTCCTCGAGCTCGTTGCGCACCCACTGGATTCCGAGCCGATGCGCGAGCGGCGCGTAGATGTCGAGCGTTTCCTGCGAAATCCGCCGGCGCTTTTCGACCGGCATGTGCTCGAGCGTGCGCATGTTGTGCAGGCGGTCGGCGAGCTTGATGAGGATGACGCGGATGTCCTTGCTCGTCGCGATCAGTATCTTCTTGAAGTTCTCCGCCTGCTGATGTTCGCGGCTGGAGAACGTCATCTGGCCGATCTTGGTCACGCCGTCGACGAGCGCTCCGCATTCGGAACCGAAAATCCGCGCGAGCTGGTCGATCGTGATGTCCTTGTTGTCCTCGACCGTGTCGTGCATCAGCCCGGTCGCCACGGTCAGTTCGTCCATCCGCATTTTCGCGAGGATGTGCGAAACCGCGAGCGGATGCGCAAGATAGGGCTCGCCGCTCATTCGAATCTGACCGGCGTGCGCCTTGGCCGAAAACACGTACGCGCGCTTGATGAGGTCGAGGTTCGGACTGGCGATATTGTTCTGGACTTCTTCCAGAATGTCGTTCAGCCGGATCATTTATCCGCGAAACTCGTCGGGCAGATGGGACCACATGGCTTCCCGTTCGCTCCGCTTGGCGAAAACGACCGACATCAGTCGCAGCAACGCGACGTCGAAATCGTCGTTGACGATAATGTAGTCGTATTCGGGAAGGTACGAACTCTCACGGCGCGCGTTCGTCATGCGCCGGTCGATCTCCTCGGTCGAATCTTGCCCGCGCTCGTGCAGGCGGGACTTCAGCTCCTCGTAGCTGGGCGCCAGGATGAACACCAGAACCGCTTCGGGGAACTTGCTCTTAATCTGGCGCGCGCCCTCGCCCTCGATGTCGAGCAACAGATCCACCCGCTCGGTCTTCGCGCGTTCCAGTTCGGCGATGCTCGTCCCGTAATAGTGACCGTGAATCTGAGCCCACTCGACGAAATCACCCCGGTTGATCATGGCGCGAAATGTCGTTTCGTCGACGAAGTGGTAATCCTCGGCCGACGCCTCGCCCGGACGCATGGGACGCGTCGTGTGGCTGACGGAATACCGAATGTCCTCGATCTGCGCCTCGAGTTCGCGCCCGATGCTGGTTTTTCCCGCCCCCGAAGGCGCGGTGATCACGAACAAATGCCCCGCTCCCTTGCGCATCCGCGTCTCCCCCGACTGACGTCACTCGATATTCTGAATCTGCTCCCGCAGCTTCTCGGCCTCGGTCTTGGCACGAACGACCAGCGCCGAAATCTCCCGGCCCTGAAGCTTGTTCCCGAAGGTCGTGATTTCCCGGTGAATTTCCTGAACCAGGAAATCGAGCCGCTTCCCCACCGGCGACGATTCCGACAGCACGGCCCGAAATGCTTCCAGATGCCCGCGCAGACGCGTCACCTCTTCGGCCACATCGGCCTTCGCGAGCAGGACCGCCACCTCCTGATGAAGGCGAACCGGGTCGATTCCCGGCGTCTGCGTCAAAGCCTCGATCTTCTCGGTCAGGCGGCGTTCCAGATCCGCGCAAGCCGGACCGACCGCCGCGGTCATCTCTTCGGCAATCGCCGAGAGCGCCGATTCGATCTTCGCGAGTTCGCGGCGCAGCGCCTCTCCCTCGCCGCGTCGCATCGCAATCAGCCGTTCCACGGCGTCGGCCAGCGCCTTTTCGACCACCGGCCAAGTTCGCTCGACGTCGGCCTCGGAATCCGAGACCCTCATCACGCCGTCGAGCCGCACGAGGTCCGTCACCCGAATTTCGTCTGCGATTCCCAGACGTTGCTGAAGGGCGCGCAACCGCGTGAAGTAGGTCGCCGCGAGGTCTTCGTCCAGGTGGACCGCGTCCTCACCCGGATGCGTCTCCTCCACGGACAAAAACAAATCGACCCGGCCGCGCGAGATGGACCTCGCGACCGCCTCCCGTACACGGGGTTCCACCGCCCAGAACGCGCGCGGCAGTCGAACGTTGACGTCGAGATGCCGGTTGTTCACCGACTTGATCTCACAGACGACCCGAGCCCCGGCGTCCTTGGTCTCGCCGCGGCCGAAGCCGGTCATGCTGAAAAACGGCACGCACACCCCTTGGCGATGATGTCCCTGATGTCGATAACGCGTCGCGGCAACGTCGACAATATAGTCGATTTTGCGTCGATGGAAAGTCGCGGGCGCGAATCGGCGCTCGTCTCAACCGAACCAGCGTGGGACTTCAGCACGAAAGGCGTCGATCCGCCGGTGAAACGGACGCCGTCGGAGAGGCTCAGCGGGCGTAGGAGTCTGCGTATGAACTCCGGTCGGCAGGCTATCAACGTTTGCCCGACGACCCCTTTGACTTTTTCGCGGTCGATCGTTCCGGTTTCTCACCACCTTCCACGAAATCCCGCCGCTTGCGCGCCCGGAATTCGAGCCGGATCGGTGTCCCCGCGAAATCGTCCGCCTCGCGGATCTGCCGAACCAGAAAACGCTCGTAGCTGAAGTGGACCGCCTCCGGCGCATTGGTGAAGGCCACGAACGACGGGGGCCGCGTGCGCGGCTGCGTGGCGAAGTAGAACTTCAGAGGGCGGTTTTTCACGATGGGCGGCGAATGCCTGGCGATGGCGGTCTCGAAGATGCGATTCAGGGGTCCCGTGTCGATACGTCGGTTGTGCGCGGCATCGACGCGGTCGATCAGCGGAAAGAGCTTCTTCACGCCGCGGCCCGTCCGCGCGGAGACCTCGATCATCGGCACGTACGCCAGATGTTCCAGGCGAAAGTCGATCTGACGGCGAAGTTCCTTTCGCCACACATCGATGTCCTCGACCAGATCGATTTTGTTGAACGCCCAGATCACGGCGCGGCCGCGCTCGATCGCATAGCCGGTGATGCGAAGCATCTGGTCGGAAAACCACTCCGTCGCGTCGCCGAGAATGACGGCCACGTGGCATCGGTCGAGGGCTTCGAGCGCCTTGACGACGCTGAATTTCTCGAGCCGATACGTGACCTTGGCCTTGCGCCGGATGCCCGCCGTATCAACGAAGACGTATCGGCGATCGCCGATCTCGACCGGAACGTCGATCGCGTCGCGGGTGGTGCCGGGAAGATCCGCCACGATCAGGCGCGACGAGCCGATCAGGCGATTGATGAGCGAACTCTTGCCGACGTTGGGCTTGCCGACGATCGCGACGCGAACCTGCCCGTCCTCCTCGGGCATCGGCTCGTCGGACTCCCCCGGTACGGCGTCCAGCACCGCGTGGAAGAGATCCTGAACGCCGAGGTTTTCCTTGGCCGAAACGAAGTGGAGGTGCTCCGCGCCCAGCCGGTAGAAATCCGCCGCCTCATCCCGCACTCGGCTGCTTTCGGTTTTATTGACCGCGTAAAAAACGGGCTTTCGCGTGCGACGCAGACGATCGGCGATCTCCTCGTCTTCCGAGGTCAGCCCATCGCGGCCGTCCAGCAGAAAGACGATGGCCGACGCCTCGGCGATGGCGAAATCGACCTGTTCGACCACCCGATCGATCAGTTGGTCGCCGGTTTCGGTCGAGATGCCGCCGGTATCGACGAGAGAAAACGTACGCCCATGCCACGTGACGGTCGCAAAATGCAAGTCGCGAGTCACGCCGGGAATGTCGTCGACAAGCGCCCGGCGCGCCCCCGCGAGCCGGTTGAACAGCGTGCTCTTTCCCGTGTTGGGCCGTCCGACGATCGCCACCAATGTCAAAACGCTCTCCCTCGCATGTCAAACGTAGCCGAGTTTGTGGAGCATCCGCTCATCGCGGCTCCAATTCTCGCGAACCTTGACGAACAACTCCAGATAGATTGGATGGCCGACGAACGCCTCGAGGCTTTTGCGCGCCGCCGTGCCGATGGCGCGAAGCTTCGTGCCCTTCGCCCCGATCATGATGCCCTTCTGCCCTTCGCGCTCCACGACGATCTCGGCCTCGATATAGATCGGCCGGTCGCCGTCGGGCTCGCGGTAGGTGTTCACCACCACGGCGGTGGAGTACGGAATCTCCTTGCCGGTCTGCAAGAACACCTGCTCGCGAATCATCTCGGCCGCAAGAAAGCGCATGTCGGCCGTGGTGAGGTCGTCTTCGGGATAATATGCGGGGCCTTCGGGGAGTCGAGCGATCGCCGCCTCGACCACCCCCGCGACGCCGTCGCCCGTTTTCGCC
The window above is part of the Deltaproteobacteria bacterium genome. Proteins encoded here:
- the gmk gene encoding guanylate kinase; this translates as MRKGAGHLFVITAPSGAGKTSIGRELEAQIEDIRYSVSHTTRPMRPGEASAEDYHFVDETTFRAMINRGDFVEWAQIHGHYYGTSIAELERAKTERVDLLLDIEGEGARQIKSKFPEAVLVFILAPSYEELKSRLHERGQDSTEEIDRRMTNARRESSYLPEYDYIIVNDDFDVALLRLMSVVFAKRSEREAMWSHLPDEFRG
- a CDS encoding YicC family protein, which gives rise to MPFFSMTGFGRGETKDAGARVVCEIKSVNNRHLDVNVRLPRAFWAVEPRVREAVARSISRGRVDLFLSVEETHPGEDAVHLDEDLAATYFTRLRALQQRLGIADEIRVTDLVRLDGVMRVSDSEADVERTWPVVEKALADAVERLIAMRRGEGEALRRELAKIESALSAIAEEMTAAVGPACADLERRLTEKIEALTQTPGIDPVRLHQEVAVLLAKADVAEEVTRLRGHLEAFRAVLSESSPVGKRLDFLVQEIHREITTFGNKLQGREISALVVRAKTEAEKLREQIQNIE
- the der gene encoding ribosome biogenesis GTPase Der encodes the protein MTLVAIVGRPNTGKSTLFNRLAGARRALVDDIPGVTRDLHFATVTWHGRTFSLVDTGGISTETGDQLIDRVVEQVDFAIAEASAIVFLLDGRDGLTSEDEEIADRLRRTRKPVFYAVNKTESSRVRDEAADFYRLGAEHLHFVSAKENLGVQDLFHAVLDAVPGESDEPMPEEDGQVRVAIVGKPNVGKSSLINRLIGSSRLIVADLPGTTRDAIDVPVEIGDRRYVFVDTAGIRRKAKVTYRLEKFSVVKALEALDRCHVAVILGDATEWFSDQMLRITGYAIERGRAVIWAFNKIDLVEDIDVWRKELRRQIDFRLEHLAYVPMIEVSARTGRGVKKLFPLIDRVDAAHNRRIDTGPLNRIFETAIARHSPPIVKNRPLKFYFATQPRTRPPSFVAFTNAPEAVHFSYERFLVRQIREADDFAGTPIRLEFRARKRRDFVEGGEKPERSTAKKSKGSSGKR